In a single window of the Clarias gariepinus isolate MV-2021 ecotype Netherlands chromosome 16, CGAR_prim_01v2, whole genome shotgun sequence genome:
- the LOC128544414 gene encoding homeobox protein Hox-B6a: MSSYFVNSTFPVALPGGQESFLGQIPLYSSGYTDPLRHYPGAAYGTSSVQEKAYHSSFYQQTNGAYGRATTIGSCDYAAASFCREKDNACALPSIEEHSLVHNQEHRKTDCTESLGKSIYTEGDEQKPSVPVYPWMQRMNSCSGTFSNPGRRGRQTYTRYQTLELEKEFHFNRYLTRRRRIEIAHALCLTERQIKIWFQNRRMKWKKENKLINSSQTSGEEKDEKRTE, translated from the exons ATGAGTTCCTATTTTGTAAATTCTACTTTCCCGGTGGCTCTGCCCGGAGGACAAGAGTCATTTTTGGGACAGATACCCTTATACTCCTCCGGATACACAGACCCTTTACGACACTATCCCGGTGCTGCTTATGGAACTAGCAGTGTCCAGGAGAAGGCATACCACTCTTCCTTTTACCAGCAGACGAATGGTGCCTACGGCAGGGCGACCACCATCGGTTCCTGCGATTACGCGGCAGCAAGCTTTTGCAGAGAAAAGGACAACGCCTGTGCCCTCCCTAGCATAGAAGAACACTCTCTTGTCCACAATCAGGAGCACAGAAAAACAGATTGCACAGAATCGCTTGGGAAAAGCATCTATACCGAGGGCGATGAACAGAAGCCGTCAGTGCCAGTATACCCATGGATGCAAAGAATGAACTCGTGCAGTG GGACCTTCAGTAACCCTGGTCGGAGGGGTCGTCAGACATACACCCGTTACCAGACGCTGGAGTTGGAGAAAGAGTTTCATTTTAACAGGTATCTTACCCGCAGGCGCCGTATTGAGATCGCACACGCTCTCTGCCTGACTGAACGCCAGATCAAGATTTGGTTTCAAAACAGGCGGATGAAGTGGAAAAAGGAGAACAAATTAATCAACTCATCACAAACCAGTGGCGAGGAGAAAGACGAGAAGAGGACAGAATGA